From the genome of Cytophagales bacterium WSM2-2:
ATATTATCGGGCAACCCGAAAAAGCAATCGATTATACGAAACGAGCTCTTGTCGTGTCCGAAAAAAATAACAGCAAGGCTAACATCGCCTATTGTCACCGGCTTCTTGGGCGCATTTACCGAAAGCAAAAAGCTCCGGACAAAGCACTGGAGGAATACAAATTGGCGATGACCATCTATTCCTCAATGGGCGACTTCAGAAATCAAGGCGAAACACTGCAAAGCATCGGCAATGTTTATTTTGATCTGGGAAACTATAAGGAAGCACTCCGGGTATACGAGCAGTCCAATCAAATCTCAAAACACATTTTTAATGTTGCCCAAATAGCATACACTTTTTCAGGTATGGGCTTCGCATGGCATCAAATGAAAAATTTCAGTAAAGCTCATGCCTACCTGGATTCCTCCGTTTACTATGCCCGTAAAATAAAGAACAGGTATTTGGTGATGGATGCCTACGAGGCAAAGAGCAATATTTACAGTGATCAAAATCTTTATAAAGATGCATTGTCTTATCATCAACTGTATTCGCAGCTGAAAGATAGTATCAATTCGGAAGAAAATAACGCTACTACTGAAGAGCTTGAGGCAAAATATCAAAACACAAAGAAACAGGCAGAGATTAATTTGCTTCAAAAAGAACGGCAGCTAAGAACAATTTCTCTGGCACAAAGTCGCACGTTACAAACAGCTCTGATCACCGCCATCATTCTCCTACTCATTATTGCGTTCCTTGTCTTTAATCGTTTTAAGATGATCAATCAGGCCAGGCGACAGATGGAGATTGAACGGGTACGAAACCAGATTGCCCGCGACTTGCATGACGACATGGGTTCAACACTGTCGAGCATCAACATTATTAGTCAGCTTGCCTTGAAAGAAAATCCTGAATTACCATCCACCAAACATTTTCAACGGATCAGTGACCACTCCTCCAAAATGATGGAAAGTATGTCCGATATGGTTTGGTCTATCAACCCGGACAATGACACGCTGCAAAAAACAGTAGCCAAGATGAAGGAATTTGCTGCTGAAATCCTGGAGCCGAGAAACATGGGTTATCAATTTCAGATGGAGGATTCGTTGAATAACATTTCACTGGATGTTGCCAAGCGCAAGAATTTCTTTCTTGTATTCAAAGAGATGATCAACAACGCGGCCAAGTATAGCGATGGCACGATGGTCAAGATCAATATTTCACAAACCATTCTTGAGCTTCAGATGATTATAGAAGATAATGGCAAGGGATTCGATCAGGCAAAATCGTCAAGTGGCAATGGGTTGCGGAATATGAAAGAAAGGGCTAGAGAGATAAACGCTTTTCTTGATTTAAACAGTTCACCGGGAGCGGGCACTTCGTTGCTTTTGAAAATGCCGCTCACATGATTGGGGTATGATTTTGAAACGGGTTTTATGTTGTTTTACAATGCTAAATTTTTGAAACAGTGACCACGTCAGTGCTGCTATTTGAGGACAATGAACTATTGCGGGAGAGCATCAGCAGCATGCTGGCTTCCAGCAATCAGTTTCAGGTAGTAGGCGCTTTCAGCAATGTTCTCAAAGTCAGTGAGCAAGTAAAAGCACTCAAACCCAATGTCATCCTGATGGATATTGACATGCCAGGCCTTACGGGCATTGAGGCGGTAATTCAAATCAGAAGTGCCGGATTAAATACTCCGGTTTTGATGCTCACTGTATTTGATGACAATCAACACGTATTTGATGCGATCTGTGCAGGCGCCTCCGGATATCTATTAAAGAAACACATCTCCACAAAACTGTTTGATGCTATCGAGGAGCTTCAATCAGGAGGTGCCCCGATGTCACCCAGTGTTGCACGAATGGTGATCACTTCAATGCATCAAAAACCTACTCAAGTGAATCCTTATGGTCTCACTGCCCGGGAAAATGATGTACTTACCTCTCTTTCAAAAGGCAATAGCTACAAGTTGATCGCTTCAGAGTTTGCTTTAAGCGTGGACACCATCCGCACGCACATCAAAAGCATCTACGAAAAATTGCACGTTCACTCGCAAACCGAAGCTGTCGCGAAAGCACTAAACGAGAAGCTCGTCAAACCTTAGAAAGTAATAACATTTACCCACCGTCACATAATCGTGTGATCTTCCTCCTTTAAATTTTGGGGAGATTTGATGTTACAAATTCGTCCAGTAACTCATCAAATTTCATGATCACTCAACCCAAATGCAGTCCGCTAAGAATCGTCATTAGTTTATGTTTTTTTCTCGTAAGCTCCGGAGTTAATGCTCAGGTTACGAGTGATTTCGCCACCAGTGCCGACGGATGGGTTTATCTTGACGGAGGCACAGGGTCTAATGCATCTCCCACTTATTCTACAAGTGGAGGGAATCCTACTGGAAATATTTCATTTACTCAGGCATCCGGTGCTTTAGGTTTTTATTGGATCGCTCCGGCAAAATTCCTGGGGAACCTCAGTTCATCATACAACAAAAACCTGTCGTTTGATTTAAAAGTCTCAACTGCCGGGACGGATAATAGCATTGGTGACATTATAGTTACAAGTGCCTCAGCTGGCATCACACTCTATTATCAGCTTCCAGCCAAGCCTGCTGCAGGTGCTTGGTCGCCTTACACGGTTCAATTAAATGAATCGCAATGGCACAACGGGTGCGTTGCATGTAGTGCGCCCACACAAGTTCAAATGAAGCAAACTCTGCAAAACGTCAGTAAAATTCAGATAAGGGCAAAATACGTGGGAGCGAGTGCAGGGCCATACACCAGTCAGTTAGACAATGTTACACTGAATACTTTGTCATTTGGCGCCTCTCCATCAATTGTCTCATTCTCGCCTTCATCAGGTCTGCCTGGTGCTACTGTAACAATTACCGGAACAAATTTCAATTCCACGCCCGCTCAAAACGCGGTTTACTTCAAAGGAATAAAAGCGACTGTGACAAATGCCACCTCAACTCAGTTAACGGTGATCGTGCCCACGAGCGCAAACTTTGGTCCGCTGACAGTAATCAATTTAGTTTCGGGATTGCAAGGAGTAAGTACTACAAGTTTCAACCCGCTATTTGATAATAACAAAGATTATGGCGGGCGTATTATTCCCGCTTCTATGTCGCGCGGGTACAGCACTGTTTTGCCGATGAGTAATTCCGGGAACAGTTTTGGAGGAATTGACAAAGGTGATCTTGATGGTGACGGCTGGACAGACCTTGTAGTTACGGAAACAGGAACTGCAAAAATTTATGCTTACCAAAATCTTGGAACGGGAGGGGCGGTGAGTGCTTCATCGTTCAGTTCTGCAATCACGCTGCCGAGCATGGCTTCAATTCCGGGAGGAGGTCCAGGTCTTTCAGAGGTTATTGTGGTTGACGTTGACTCGGATGGGAAGTTGGATGTTGCTGCCTCCACTTCGAGCAACCTTGCGAGTGGCACAGGCTTCCTGACTATTTTTCGCAACACGAGTACACCGGGTACAATCTCCTTCGCTAGTCCTGTATTCTTTTCTTACGCTTATTATTCAGCGATATACATGGCTACCGGTGATCTCGACGGAGATGGCCGCACTGATTTTGTCTTCACCACGGGCTCATCGCCAGGAAACGTCTTTGTGAGTCAAAATCTGTCAACTCCCGGGAATATTGATTTTGCATTTGGAGCAGGTCTGGGTTTCGGTGGTACATCGGGATACGCTGACATTATTATTGCAGACCTGAGTGGTGATGGCAAGCCAGAAGTTATTGCCACAGGATACAATGCAACGAACATTTCTATCTATCAAAATAATTCTACACCTGGCGCCATCGCGTTGGTTGCTCCGTTTACTATTCCTTCGGTGGTCTCTTACACCGTGCAGATCATTGCTGCTGATCTGGACGCTGACAACAAACTAGATCTCGCATGGAGTGTCTATGGCGCTCAATACGTATACTTCGCACAAAACCAATCTTCCGGATCAACGCTTAGTGCAGCTTCTTTTGGTTCTACCATTCAAATTGCAAACACAGTTTCTAATCCATCCGGAATCAGTGTTGGTGACATCAATGCGGATGGGAAACCCGATGTAGTACTCTCCGGGTACTCTGACATGGGTATCATGCAAAACGTTAGTTCTGCTGGTGCGTTGAGTGCAACTTCATTTTCACCAACTACACTTATGCAGGGAAGTTCCAGCGGGGCAGCTCTCTACGGAATAGGGCCCGTCATTGCTGATCTCGACGGGGACAACAAGCCAGAAGTAGCTTTTGTTTATAGCAACAGCTCGGTGCCCACTGCAGAAAAGGGAATTTATATTTTTCACAACGAATGTTATCCAGTTCCATCTGTTTCAAATTTTAGTCCTGCTTCAGCAAACACAGGTTCGACTGTTTCACTGAACGGAAATTTGCTCAATACCGGCAGCACCAGTCCGTCCATTCGTTTGAACAAAGTTTTATCAACTCTCAGTGGAGTTCCATCCAATACTTCTGTTTCGGTGGTAACACCATCGAGCGGAGTTAGTGGAAAATTCGCAGTGACCAATCATGGTTTGACTGGCACCAGTCCTTACTTCAAATCCACATTCGGCACATCACATCTAATTAACTCCTCGGCTTTCGGGCCAACTGTAGATTTTGCATTGGCTAACGGAACTGTTTACAGTGACCTGGACCTCGGTGATTTCGATGATGATGGGAAAATGGATTTCGTAATCCGTGACGCTAACGGCACTGATATTTTCCACAACGTAGCTACAGCAGGTCAAACTATTTCTTCTTCTTCATTAACGAAATTAGGGTTGAATTATTCCGGAGGTGTTGGATCAGTTTGTTTTGATTTTGATGGAGATGGTAAAATAGATCTGAACGATGCCTATGCCAATTTTCAAAATACAACCAGCGGCTCAACCATCTCGTTCGGTACGGCCACATATACCAACGTCAGTTCTTATACCGGTGCGATCAGCTCCGATTTTAATAAGGACGGTAAGATCGATGTTGCTTTGGTAAATGCGTCCACTACAATCCGGATTTACGAGAATCTGTCAACTCGTGGTACATTTCAAAACACAGGAAGTTTTTCAACATTTAATACCAACAGTGTCAATTTGACTTTACCTGCCAACAGTGCAGGTAATGGTGGTCTAGTTGCCGAAGATTTCGATGGCGATGGTTACGATGACATAATCGCAGTAGTACCATCCACAAATCAGTACAGTGTTTTTCTTAACGCTGCCCAGGCTTCAATCATTAAGAGCAGTTCATTTTCAGTAGCGAGCAATTCTACGACAAGCGGAATTCAACCGCAGGGAATTGCAGCCGGGGATTTTGATGGTGATGGCAAAACAGACATGGCCATCTGTTATTTCAATTCGACTAAAGTGTCTGTTTACAAAAACTCAAGTACTACGGGAAACATCAGCTTTGGCGCTCCACTTGACTTAACAGCTGCAACTAAAGGTTACGGTATAACAGCGCAAGATCTGGATGGAGACGGGAAAGCAGAGTTAATTGTTATTCATCAACCT
Proteins encoded in this window:
- a CDS encoding DNA-binding response regulator codes for the protein MLASSNQFQVVGAFSNVLKVSEQVKALKPNVILMDIDMPGLTGIEAVIQIRSAGLNTPVLMLTVFDDNQHVFDAICAGASGYLLKKHISTKLFDAIEELQSGGAPMSPSVARMVITSMHQKPTQVNPYGLTARENDVLTSLSKGNSYKLIASEFALSVDTIRTHIKSIYEKLHVHSQTEAVAKALNEKLVKP